The following are from one region of the Streptomyces tuirus genome:
- a CDS encoding response regulator encodes MTIRVLIADDQMMVREGFSVLLNAMPDIEVVGEAVNGREAVARVRELAPDVVLMDIRMPELNGIEATREIVAADGAAKVLVLTTFDLDEYVYQALRAGASGFLLKDASARQLADGVRVVASGEALLAPSVTRRLITEFSKLSEKPRLMPSAQAAYGDLTERETEVLVLIAQGLSNSEIAERLVVAESTIKTHVSRILVKLGLRDRTQAAVFAYEARLVTPG; translated from the coding sequence ATGACCATCCGGGTCCTGATCGCGGACGACCAGATGATGGTGCGCGAGGGCTTCTCGGTCCTGCTGAACGCGATGCCGGACATCGAGGTCGTCGGCGAGGCGGTGAACGGCCGCGAGGCCGTCGCCAGGGTCCGAGAGCTCGCCCCGGACGTGGTGCTGATGGACATCCGCATGCCCGAGCTGAACGGCATCGAGGCGACCCGCGAGATCGTCGCCGCCGACGGTGCGGCGAAGGTGCTGGTGCTCACCACGTTCGACCTCGACGAGTACGTGTACCAGGCGCTGCGCGCGGGTGCCTCGGGCTTCCTCCTCAAGGACGCCTCGGCCCGCCAGCTCGCCGACGGGGTGCGGGTGGTGGCGTCGGGGGAGGCGCTGCTGGCCCCCTCGGTGACCAGGCGCCTGATCACCGAGTTCTCCAAGCTCTCCGAGAAGCCGCGCCTGATGCCCTCCGCGCAGGCGGCCTACGGGGATCTCACCGAGCGGGAGACGGAGGTGCTGGTCCTCATCGCGCAGGGCCTGTCGAACTCGGAGATCGCGGAGCGGCTGGTGGTCGCCGAGTCCACGATCAAGACACACGTCAGCCGGATCCTGGTGAAGCTGGGCCTCCGGGACCGGACGCAGGCGGCGGTGTTCGCGTACGAGGCGCGGCTGGTGACGCCGGGCTAG